A window of Yoonia sp. SS1-5 genomic DNA:
TTTTTGCATGGCTACGGGGCGAATGCGGCTGATCTGATCGGGCTGGCTGATCCGCTGGGGGAACATATGCCTGATACGTTGTTCATTGCGCCTGATGCGCCGGAATCCTGTGCCGGTGCGCCGATGGGGTTTCAGTGGTTTCCGATTCCGTGGATCGACGGATCATCCGAAGAGGAAAGCCGGGCAGGGTTGGACCGGGCCGCAGCTGACCTTGACGCGTTTCTTGACGGTGTGATGGTGGATGAAGATCTGCTGCCCGAACAGGTCATCGTGCTGGGCTTTTCGCAGGGAACAATGATGGCCCTGCATGTCCTGCCGCGACGCGAAGACCCGGTGGCAGGCATTGTTGCTTTCTCGGGCCGTCTGCTGGAACCCGAATTGCTGGCGGATGAGGCGACATGCCGCCCGCCTGTCTTGCTGGTGCATGGCGATCAGGACGATGTTGTGCCGCCGCAATCCCTGCCACACGCCGCCGAGGCCTTGCAGGAGGCTGGCTGGAAAGAGGTTTACGCCCATATCATGAAGGGGACCGGGCATGGGATCGCACCAGATGGACTGCAGGTTGCGCTGGCCTTCATGCGCGACAGATTTGGGATGAGTTAGCCCGCGCGCGCATTTCTTAACGGAAAATACAGGGTTTCACCGCGATAACAAAACAACTGTTTTATTATTTTGGTGATGATCCTTGCGCATTCCTCAGCTGTTATATGTCCTTGCGCCGCATTCGGCCCTTGGGTGGATGATCCGGCTCCCTTTGATGCTTGCGTTTTTGCTGGGGCTCAGCGTTTTGCCCGACTTTTTCCTGAGCGGACGCAAGGTTGCACCAATCGTGAATTATCTGCCGGTTGTGCTGCTGGTGGCGGGGCCGCTGACCATTGCGCTACTTTGGGCCTTATCAGGGCTCGCGGTCGAGGAAAGCAAGCGCCGCGCGATCACGCAGATTGATCCGTTGACGGCACTGCCAAATCGGCTGGCTTTTCTGCAGACCACCCGCCGAATCCTGCCGCAAAGCGGTGTTCTGCTGATGTTGCAGGTCGATGATTTTGCGCATTTGAACGAACGGCGGGGACGCAAGGCCGGTGATCTGTGCCTGATGGCGCTTGCCCAGCGTTTCCGCGAGCTGACGCGCTATACTGATATTGTGGGGCGGATGGGCGGTGCGTCTTTTGCTATTTATCTTCCCGGGGCCACGATTGAACAGGCGCGGGATGTTGCCGACCGGATATGCGATGGCGCGATGGTGGTCACCCAGACGGGCATCTTACGGGTCACGATTTCGGTTGGTGCGGTGCTTGCGAACGGGCGTACCCCGCTTGACCGGTTGCTTGTGGACGCCAATTCGGCCCTTGATGAGGCGAGGCGTGGCGGGAATGGCCAGCTGATCCTTGAAGATTGGGTGAAAGCGGCCTGAAACACCGGTTTGCGCCTGCGACGATGCCTACATAATGTAGGGGTTGTCACATTTCTGACGCGATATATAGTCCAGACTCAAGAGGATTGCGGGAGCGCCGCGTTTGCAAAAACTCCTGCATTTCGGTTGCAGGATGTGGATATGACGCAAACGGAATTCAGAAAAGACTTTGTCCGGGCGCCGGGCATGCTCAAGCATTTTCCGGCCCTGGTTTTGAATGCCGACTATCGGCCATTGTCGTACTACCCGCTATCGCTCTGGCCCTGGCAGGAGGCGGTCAAGGCCGCATGGCTGGACCGGGTCGATATCGTCAGTGAATACGAGGAAGTCGTGCGCAGCCCTTCGACGGTGATCAAGATCCCGTCAGTGGTGGTTCTGAAAGACTATGTGAAGCCGCAAAAGCAGGTGGCGTTCACGCGGTTCAACCTGTTTTTGCGCGATGAATTCTGCTGCCAATATTGCGGCGCAAAGGGTGAATTGACGTTTGATCACGTGGTGCCGCGCGCCAGTGGCGGTGTGACCAGCTGGGAAAACGTCGTCGCGGCCTGCAGCCCCTGCAACTTGCGCAAAGGGTCGCGGTCCTTGCGGCAATCGGGATTGTCCCTGCGCAAAGCACCACGCAGGCCAGCCCCGGAACAATTGCACAATGTTGGGCGCAAGTTCCCGCCGAACCATCTGCATGATAGTTGGGTGGATTTCCTGTATTGGGATGCCGAACTGGAAGCATAGGCCGCTTAGCCGCTAGACACGCCGCCTGCACGCGGTTACGTAGACGCTCGTTAGCGCTAACAAAGTGATATGTGAAAGCGGAGGAAGCCATGGTCGCGCGCGTTATTCCAGTCGATCCGTTCGATCTTGTGATATTTGGCGGTACCGGCGATCTGGCGCGGCGCAAGATTTTGCCCGGCCTGTTTCGCCGTTATCGGTCAGGACAAATGCCCGACGGCTCGCGGATCATCGGGGCCGCCCGATCCGATCTCGACGGGGCGGGTTACCGCAAGATGATTGCAGATGCGATTGCCGAATTCGGCGGCGATGAGGCGGGCGATCAGGATTGTCTTTCCAAGTTTCTGACCTGTCTGGATTATGTGCCCATCGACGCAAAAGGGACCGGCGGTTGGTCTGAACTGGCCCAGTTGGTCCGCAAGGATGTGGTGCAGGCCTTTTATTTCTCGGTTGCCCCATCTTTGTTCGGCGATCTGGCCGAACGGCTGCATACCAATGGAATTGCATCCGCCAACAGCCGGATCGTTGTGGAAAAACCCTTTGGCCGCGACCTGGAAAGCGCGCGTGCCTTGAACCGCACATTGGCCACGCATTTTGACGAAAGCCAGATCTACCGGATTGATCATTATTTGGGCAAGGAAACCGTTCAGAACCTGATGGCCGTCCGCTTTGGGAATGTGCTTTTCGAACCCCTGTGGAACAATCACTATGTTGACCACATCCAGATCACGGTTGCCGAGACGGTCAGTGTTGCGGGCCGGGGTGCCTATTATGACCGATCGGGTGCCATGCGTGATATGGTGCAAAACCACCTGATGCAGCTTCTCTGCCTGATCGCGATGGAACCCCCCAGCCAGTTTGGCGCAGATGCGGTGCGGGATGAAAAGCTGAAAGTAATCAGGGCATTGCAGCCCGTTGATGCCCATCACATCGTCCGCGGCCAATATGATGCGGGGCCGGACGGCAAAAGTTACCGCGAAGATGCCGAAAACCCGCGCAGTTTCACCGAAAGCTTTATCGCCATGAAATGCCATATCGCCAATTGGCGGTGGGCAGATGTGCCATTCTATCTGCGCACGGGCAAACGGCTGAAGGCGCGATCATCGGAAATCACGGTTGTGTTCAAGGATCTGGGCCATTCCATTTTCGAAGGTGACGAGGCGCGTCATCGCAATATCCTGTCCATTCGCCTGCAGCCTAATGAGGGGATGGACCTGCAAGTCACCATCAAAGAGCCCGGCCCCGGCGGTATGCGCCTGATTGATGTGCCGCTGGATATGACCTTTGCGGATGCGCTTGGCGACAAGGAGGTCGAAGTTGCCGATGCCTATGAACGCCTGATCATGGATGTCATCCGAGGCAACCAGACCTTGTTCATGCGCGGGGACGAGGTTGAGGCCGCCTGGCGCTGGACCGACCCCCTGATCGAAGGGTGGGAGGCGCGCAATGATGTCCCGAAACTCTATGATGCGGGGTCTGCCGGCCCCGAGGATGCTATGATGCTGATGCATCGCGACAATCGCAGGTGGCGTGATATCAAAGCCTAGCCATCAGGCCCGATTGCCAGCCTCAAAGGAGCTGTAGCCATGAAACTCGTCGAATATCCCGATGCCGAAATGATGATGATGGATCTGGCCGATACCATCGCCAGTGAGTTGAACAACGCGCTTTTGGTTGACGACCATGCCAGCCTGGCCGTTCCCGGTGGTACGACGCCGGGCCCGATTTTCGACAGTCTATGCGCCATCAACGTGGCATGGCCGCGCGTGCATGTGATGCTGACGGATGAAAGATGGGTGCCCGAGACATCGCCCCGCTCCAACACCGCGTTGCTGCGCCAGCGTTTGCTGACCGACAAGGCGGCCGCGGCCCGCTATGTCCCGCTCTATGCCGATGCGGATACGCCCGAAGAGCGCCTGGGCGATCTGTCGCAACAGGTGCAGGCCTGCCTGCCACTGACTGTTGCCTTGCTTGGGATGGGGTCGGATATGCACACAGCCTCGATCTTTCCGGGCGCCGATCAGCTTGATCTGGCCCTGACCGGGTCCGATACGCTGGTCGCTATGCGCGCCCCCGGCGCCCCCGAACCGCGGATCACCTTGTCCGCCAATGTCCTTAAAGAGGCGATGTGCCGCCATATCGTCATCGTTGGCGATGAAAAACGGGCCGCGTTGGAAAAGGCCCGCCATTTGCAACCGCATGATGCACCCGTGGCCGCATTGCTGCCCGGTGCAACTGTGCACTGGGCCAAGGAATAAACCGATGTGGGACAAGCTGCGCGCATATCATAAGACAGTCGCTGACCGGCGTTTTGCCGATATGGTCGATGCCGAACGGGCTGCTGCATTCGCCACGCAGGCAGGTGACATGCGTTTCGACTACGCCAAGACCAATATCGACGACACGGCCCGTGATCTGCTGATCGACCTGCTTGACCAGGCGGATGTTGCGGGCAAGCGGGATGCGATGTTTGCGGGCGCTGCGATTAACGAGACTGAAGGCCGCGCGGTGTTGCATACGGCGTTGCGCAATCTTGATGGCGGCCCGGTTCTGGTTGACGGGCAGGATGTCATGCCAGCCGTGCTTGAGACGCTTGCCCGGATGGGCAAGTTCGCCAGCGACGTGCGCGACGGCCGCTATACGGGGCAGGGCGGGCAGATCACTGATGTGATCAATATCGGCATTGGCGGGTCGGATCTGGGGCCTGCCATGGCCGTTAAGGCGCTGGCGCCTTACCATGACGGGCCGCGCTGCCATTTTGTCAGCAATGTCGATCCGGCCGATATTGGCGCCACATTACGGCAATGCGATCCGACCACCACATTGGTGATCGTCGCGTCCAAAACATTCACCACCATCGAAACCATGACCAACGCCCGCACTGCGCTGGCCTGGATGCGCGAGAAGGTCACTGATCCGGGCGCGCAATTTGCGGCCCTGTCAACGGCTGATGACAAGACGGCAGCGTTCGGCATCGCATCCGACCGTGTCTTTGGGTTCGAGGATTGGGTTGGCGGCAGGTATTCCATGTGGGGGCCTATCGGGCTGTCGTTGATGATGGCGGTTGGCGCCGATGCATTCCATGCGTTCCTGCGGGGCGGGCAGGCGATGGATTTGCATTTCAAGTCCGCTGCATGGGTCGAAAATATGCCCGCCATGCTCGCACTGGTGGGTATCTGGCACAATCAGATTTGCGGCTATTCCACCCGCGCTGTTCTGCCTTATGATAACCTTCTCAGTCGCTTACCGGCCTATCTTCAACAGCTTGAGATGGAAAGTAACGGCAAGGGCGTCAGCATGGATGGCGCTGACCTCGCTGTTGATAGTGGCCCCGTTGTCTGGGGCGAGCCAGGGACCAATGGCCAACATGCGTTCTATCAATTGATCCACCAGGGGACCCGGGTCATTCCGTGCGAGTTTCTGGTGGCCGCCCGGGGGCATGAGGATGATTTGCACCATCAACACCAGCTTCTTGTCGCCAATTGCCTGGCCCAATCCGAGGCATTGATGCGTGGGCGCAGCCTGCCCGAGGCAACGGCCAAGGTGGCGGATAGATTCAGCGGGGATGAACTTGAACGGCAGGCCCGTCACCGGGTCTTTGCAGGCAACAGGCCATCAACGACGCTGGCTTATCCGCAGCTGACACCGTTTGTGCTGGGCCAGATTATCGCGCTTTATGAACATCGTGTGTTTGTCGAAGGGGCGGTTTTGGGGATCAACTCCTACGATCAATGGGGGGTCGAGCTTGGCAAGGAACTGGCCACCGATCTGCAGCCCGTCATCGAAGGCCGCGCTGATGCGACGTCAAAAGATGGCTCAACTGCCGCACTTGTTAGTTTTTTGCAAAAGGCCGGGGTGTAACGCCGCGCGCTTTTTGCCATAAGCGCCTGCGGGGGCGGAATTAAGGACAAGACTTGATGATTGCGCAATATGCACCCTTTGCCGTCCTGGCGATCCTGTTGACGGCCACCGTGCTAGAGCTGCGAACAGGCAAGATATCCAACTGGATCCCCTTGCTGCTTTTTGCGTTGTTTATCGCCATCGCTGCCACCATCCCGGATCGGTCCGCCCTTGCGGGGCAATTGCTGGTGGCCTTGGCCGTGTTCGGGATCGGTCTGATCCTCTTTGCGGTGAATTTTTTCGGCGCCGGTGCGGTCAAACTGATGAGCGGCGCGGCCTTGTTCACACCGCTCGACAAGGGCTGGATCACGGCCGGCATCTTTGTGGTCACGCTGGTGATTGTGACGCTTGGCGTTGTGCGGGCGCGGCGCAAATACGGCTCGGATGACAGCAAATGGGCGGTGTTGGCCAAGGAAACGCTGCCGATGAGCATGACGCTCAGCATCACGGCAGCGCTGGTGTTCTTTGTGGTCTAGACCGTGGCTTTGGCAGCGGTCGCGACATCGTAGGATGGGTCTTGACCCATCCCTCGTCTAGATTGCAGCTGTGACAATGATCTCAACATAAAGCGTCGGGGCGGCCAGTTTGGCCTCACCGGTCCAGCGGGCAGGTGCGTGACCCTCTGGGACCCATGCTTCCCATGCGGCGTTCATCTCAGCAAACTGGCCATTGATGTCAGACAGCCAGATTTGGGCGGTCAACAGATTGGTGTTGTCGGTGCCGGCCTCTACAAGCAGCGCATCAATCTTTGCAAGAATATCATTGGTCTGTTCAGTCACCGACGCGCCCGCGGTGCCGACTTGACCGGCCAGATAGGCAATACCGTTATGAACCACCAATTGGCTCATCCGTGGACCAGTGTGGTGACGTGAAATCTCGGGCATGGAACACCTTTTTTGCTGATTGGAGCGGGTAACGGGAATCGAACCCGTAACTGAAGCTTGGGAAGCTTTCGTGATACCTTTTCACCATACCCGCCTTGGGCGCTGGATACGCCCGGGCGCGCGTCGCGTCAACGGCATCGCGCCTGATTTCTAACGATTGCGCCGCCGTCTGCCCTGTCTGTCGCCACCATTATTATGGGTGACATCCGGTATGGTGACGATGCTTCGCAATATCGGAAAGGTCTCAACCGCATTGGGAATCGCAGAGGCATTGACAAAATGCTCTTGGAATCGCGGCTCGATGGCGGTTTCGACCTTATGGATCTTGTGCACAACGGCCTCGATTTCGCGCCGGGCATCTGTGTTCAGCAAGGCGATCCGCGCGCCTGTGCCCGCCGCATTGCCGGCACTTGTGACCTTGTCCAACGGCGCATCCGGGATCATTCCCAGAACCATGGCATGTTTGGGGCTGATATGCGCGCCAAAGGCGCCGGCCAGAACGACGCGGTCAACCTTGTCCACGCCGAATTTGTCCATCAGCAGCCGCGCACCGGAATAAAGTGCTGCCTTGGCCATCTGGATCTGGCGGATGTCGGTATTGGTCACGGTGATCCTGGGGCCACCATCGGCGGTGCCGTCATAAAGCAGGTAGGAATTCGTGCGCCCGTCCGCAAAGCAATTGGGCGCGCCCGTCTGCTCTGCCGAGCCGATCAACCCCGGTCCATCGACAATACCCGCAACGCGCATTTCGGCGATAACCTCGATAATGCCTGATCCGCAGATCCCGGTGATCCCCGTTGCGGCATGGGCGGCGGCAAAGCCGTCCTCATCCGACCACAGATCACTACCGATGCATTGAAAGCGCGGCAGTTTGGTTTCGGGGTCGATCTGCACATGTTCAATGGCCCCCGGGGCGGCGCGCTGCCCGCTGCTGATTTGCGCGCCCTCGAATGCCGGACCGGTAGGCGAGGAACAGGCAAGCACCTTGTCGCGGTTGCCCAGAATGATTTCCGCATTGGTGCCGACATCCACCAGCAGCACCAGATCATCGGATTTGTCAGGGGCTTCGGACAGGGCCACCGCCGCCGCATCGGCACCCACATGCCCCGCGATGCAGGGCAGGATATAGATCCGTGCGGCCGGATGCAGGTTCAGCGCCAGTTCCGAGGCGCGCAGCGATATCGCCTCTGACGTGGCGAGCGCAAAGGGCGCCTGACCCAACTCATAGGCATCAATCCCCAGAAACAGGTGATGCATGACCGGATTGCAGACAAACACCGCATCAACGATCAGGTCGCGATCTATCTCGGCCTCGGTGGCGATCTGCACAAACAGCGCGTTCATCCCCTCGCGGACCGCGCGTGTCATTTCTTCTGATCCGGTGGGGTTCATCATGCCATAGCTGACCCGGCTCATCAGGTCTTCGCCAAAGCGGATTTGCGGGTTCATGATCCCGGACGATGCGACGACCGCGCCGGTTTGCAGATCGCATAGATGGGCGGCGATTGTTGTCGACCCAAGATCAACCGCCAGCCCGTAGATTGTACCTTCATAAAAACCGGGCCAGATCGCGATGATCCGGGGTGAAAAGACCGCGTCGCCCAGATGAACGGCGACGGTGACTTTCCAGCCCCCTTTGCGCAGCGCCGATTGCAGGCTTGTCAGAACGCCCAGATCCGCCTCCAGATCGGGCAGATCCCAGTCGCGTTTGAGTGCCGCAACCAGCCGTTCCAGATCCCCCGACGGGTCGTGCATGTCCGGTTCGGCCACCTCGACATAATAAAGTCGCGTGGACGGGTTCATCATGATTTCACGCGCTTCGGCCCGTTTGCGCACAACCTGCTTATGCACCTGGCTTTCGGCGGGCACATCAATCACCACATCGCGCTGGATTGTTGCCTGACAACCCAGACGCCGCCCCTTTGTCAGCCCCCGCTTTTCGTCATAGCGCGCCTCAACCGCGTTCCATGCTGAAAGCGCATCATCCGCAACCGTCACGCCATGTTTCGAAAATTCGCCATAAGACGGGGTGATCTGGCATTTGGAGCAAATCCCGCGCCCCCCGCAAACGGAATCGAGGTCGACCCCCAATTGCCGCGCTGCCGTCAGCACAGGGGTGCCGACCGCAAACCGGCCGCGTTTGCCCGAAGGCGTGAAGATCACGAGTGGGTCTTGAGACATCTGTCAGGCCTGCATCATTTTGCCTATGAATACCGCGCCCTGTTCGAAAGTGAAGGTTCGTATCCGTCATAATGAATATGCGCTGCGGCATATCTCACCCCAGCACATCGCTTCCGAAAAGCCAGACGGCAAGCGGAACCGGCAGCGTGGCCAGCGCGATGACCGCGAACATCCACAGGCTGTGAAACAGCCGCGTCACGCCGGCCAGCATCAGGATGCCGCCGCCACCCCCGATCAGGCTGGTGCCGGGCATGTTGATCAGCAACCCGATTGTCACATAACGGTACTGCACCAACGGGCGGGCCAGCCAGCGCGGCAGCCGATCCGTCAGCATCGCAAGCCGCTCTTGCGTGGAATGCCGCTTGATCCCGTCCAGCAACCTGCAGGCCCGCAGCATATGCAGGTCTGCAAAGACCTTGTGCAGCCAGTCAAGCGACAGGGTCTGCCCGACCACAAACGCCGCGGAAAGTCCCACAACCGTGGCAAGATAGACAAAAGGCGCGATGGCCGCGCCCTTCATCAACAGCAGAGCGATGCCAATTTCGATCCCCGGAACGAAGGGGATCGCGATCAGGATGGCATAACCGATCACCGCCGCAATCAGCACCTGCGTGGCCGCCCGATTGGCGGCCGGATCGTCCAGCATGCGGATCCGATCCATCACCAAGTCGAAACCCCACATGATCAGATAGGCGGCGCCCGCCACCAGAATGATCCGCAACACGGTCCGGGGCAGGGCGACCCGCCAGGGTGGCGGCGTCAGGGTATGTTGGTCATCACCATGCATGCGCCACCCTGCATCCCAGGCCTGTCCGGGTACAAGCCACATTCAGGTGAGTTTGCCCTTTCGTGTGTTTCAGATCCATGCGATAGGGACGTGCCAACGAAGCCACCCAAGGAGACTGGTTGATGGAGATTCGCGAGGCGCTTACCTTTGATGATGTTTTGCTGGTCCCCGGGGAATCCCGGGTGTTGCCCTCAACCGCTGACACCCGCACATTTGTGACCAAATCCATTGCGATGAATATCCCGCTGCTGTCCAGCGCGATGGACACCGTCACCGAAGGCCGCATGGCCATTGCCATGGCCCAGGCCGGCGGAATTGGTGTGGTTCACAAAAACCTTGATATCGAGGCGCAGGCCAAAGAGATCAGACGGGTCAAGCGCTTCGTCTCGGGCACGGTCTACAACCCTGTCACCCTGCGCCCGGATCAAACCCTGGCTGACGCAAAGGCTTTGATGGAACGCTACCGGATCACCGGTTTTCCGGTTGTTGGCGAAGGCGGCAAGGTGGTCGGCATTGTCACCAATCGCGACATGCGTTTTGCCGATGATGATCAGACCCCCGTCAGCGTTATGATGACCACCGACAATCTGGCGATCCTGAAGGAACCGGCCGATCTGGACGAGGCCCGGTCGCTGATGCGCTCGCGCCGGATCGAAAAGCTGCTGATCACGGATGATCATGGCAAGCTGACCGGTCTGTTGACCCTGAAGGACAGCGAACAGGCCGTCCTGAACCCGATTGCCTGCAAGGACCATCTGGGCCGGCTGCGGGTTGCGGCTGCAACGGGTGTGGGGGATGCGGGTTTCGAACGCTCGGCCGCACTTGTTGATGCGGGGGTGGACATGATTGTCATCGACACGGCACATGGCCATTCCGAAGGTGTCGCCAAGGCTGTGGAACGGGCCAAGAGCCTGTCCAATGAGGTCCAGATCGTGGCGGGCAATATCGCCACCGGTGAAGCCGCGCGCGCCTTGATCGGTGCGGGCGCTGACGCGGTCAAGGTCGGGATCGGCCCGGGCTCTATCTGCACCACCCGAATGGTGGCCGGTGTTGGCGTGCCGCAGCTGACAGCGATCATGGATTGTGCCGCCGGTGCGGGCGACGTCCCCGTTATCGCCGATGGGGGTATCAAGTTTTCGGGCGATTTCGCCAAGGCCATCGCGGCAGGCGCGTCCTGCGCCATGGTGGGCTCGATGATTGCTGGGACTGATGAAAGCCCCGGCGAGGTGATCCTGTATCAGGGGCGGTCGTTCAAATCCTATCGGGGGATGGGATCACTTGGGGCCATGGCGCGCGGCTCGGCGGATCGGTATTTCCAGAAAGATGCGGCAAGTGACAAACTGGTCCCCGAGGGGATCGAGGGTCAGGTCCCCTACAAGGGATCGGCCAGTGCGGTTGTGCATCAACTGGTTGGCGGGTTGCGGGCTGCCATGGGCTATACCGGTTGCGCCACTGTGGCCGAGATGCGGCGCAACTGCAATTTCGTCAAGATCACCGGTGCCGGTCTGAAGGAAAGCCACGTGCATGACGTCCAGATCACCCGCGAAAGCCCGAATTACCGGATTGGCTAATTCATGACCCCCGGCGCGCGGATCGCTGCGGCAATTGACGTCATTGATGCAATTCTTGCTGGCGCATCACCCGAACAGGTGCTGAAATCCTGGGCGCGTGCCAGCCGGTTCGCGGGATCAAAAGACCGGGCCGCGATCCGGGATCACGTCTTTGATGTGCTGCGTGCCAAGCGGTCGCTGGCGGCCCGTGGGGGTGCCATGACAGGCCGGGGCTTGATGTTGGGTCTATGCGCCCGCGACGGTGCTGATCTGCGCGCATTATGGTCCGGGGCGGGGCATGGGCCATCGCCGCTATCCGCCGCAGAGGCCGCATATCTGGCCCAAACGCCCGACATGTCCCAAGCAGAGGCGCATGACATACCTGATTGGCTATGGCCCCTCTGGACGCAGAGCCTTGATGCAAATGCTGCCCCTGCGGCGCAGGCGTTGCAGCGGCGGGCGCCGATCTTTCTGCGGATCAATACCAAACGGACCACCCCGGCCGACGCGGTTGCCAGTTTGGCCCAGGACGATATTGACGCTGTCCAACATCCGGATGTTTCCAGCTGTCTGGAGGTGCGCCGCAACCCGCGCCGGATCAAGTTAAGCCAGGCCTATCAGTCCGGCCTCATCGAGCTGCAGGATGCGGCGTCTCAATTGGCGGTTGCGGCGATCCCGGTTCCGGATCAGGGGCGTGTTCTTGATTATTGCGCTGGCGGTGGCGGCAAGGCACTGGCATTTGCTGATCTGCGCAAAGCCACTGTATTTGCCCATGATATCGCGGCGGCAAGGATGGCCGATTTGCAGCCGCGCGCCGAACGGGCAGGGGTCAAGATTGCGGCGGTCGCCACCAAAGATCTCGCGAGGTTTGAACCCTATGACGTTGTGTTTTGTGACGCCCCTTGTAGTGGTAGCGGCACCTGGCGGCGCACACCTGACGCAAAATGGCAGCTGACGGCGCAAATGCTTGATCAGTATCATGCAATGCAGGACGATGTATTGTCGCGCGCAGTGACGCTGGTCAAACCGCAGGGATCGCTGGTCTATGCGACCTGTTCAGTTCTGAAATCCGAGAATAGTCAACGGGTTGCGGCGTTTCAGGCGCAACATCCTGACTGGCACGTTGTCGCGGAAAGGCAACTGATCCCTGGTCCCAAATGGGATGGGTTCTATTATTGCCTATTGCAAAAGCAAAAACACAACCTATAGTTGTTTATAGGGTGAGTGCAAGTTGGCTTAAGGTTTGATTAATGTTTAATCAGCTAAGCCTTCATTGACGAGGGAGCAGAGGTTACGCTGTGCCGACTGATCATGTGTTTGTGCCACCCCAAAAACCGCGGGATGTGCGCTTGCCAAAGACGATATGGCTTTGCGGGGCGGCGCTGGCTTGTTTTGGTGCTGCGACTGCCGTCTCGGGTATCGCGCAACGCGCGCTGTTGCTGGCGGGTGGTATCCTTGTGATGCTGTCGGCCTGGAACATTATCTGGTGGGCGTTACGACGACAGGCCGCACGCGGCATTCTCGCCGAGACGCGCCGCTTGACGCAAGCCGACCCCGATCAGGTTTTTCTGACTGATGAGGCAGGCGAGATTATTCACGAAAATCCGGCAGCGATGGACCGCTTTGGCACGCGCACCGGGCAAGCGATGAGCGCCGTTCTGGGGACATTCATGGCCAGTCCCGAGGCGCTGCACAGGCGTATGTTGGGACAGATCCGCAACGGCGCAGCCGTCAAAGAGGACATCGTCACGCGTGGTGGGCGGTTCCGCCTTTCAGTCTCGCAATTGGCGCCTGCCCATCTGCTCTGGCGGCTGGATGATTTGGGCGCGGCGGAAACACAGCCAGGCGGGTCCGATCAAAGCGGGCTGCCACAAATTGTCGCCGAACCAGATGGCCGGATTGTTCACATCAACGCAGCCTGCCGGGCATTCCTCGGGCATAGCCCTGCCAGCCTTAGCGCATTATTCGAAAGCAGCAGCGTCCGGTCCGGGCAATCCTGCATCGTCCAGGCGGCGGCGGGGCCGACCCGCGTGATCCTTGCCGAAATGCCGGGGCAAAGCCGGCGCCGAGAGATTTACCTGGTTGTTCTGGGGGATGTGGATGCGCCGCGCACGGTTGGTGCGGGCTGGGATGCAATCGAGGATTTGCCGGTCCCATTGATGAAGATCGCGCCCAGCGGCGAGGTGATCGCCTCGAACCGGGAGGCGCGGCAATTGCTGAATATCAAGAATACGGATGGCAAGCGCATTGCAGACATGCTCGACGGTCTGGGTCGCCCGATCAATGACTGGCTTCGCGAAGCCGCAGAGGGGCGCGGCGGCCATGCGTCGCAATTTCTGCGCGGGCGCGGGCCCAAT
This region includes:
- the pgi gene encoding glucose-6-phosphate isomerase is translated as MWDKLRAYHKTVADRRFADMVDAERAAAFATQAGDMRFDYAKTNIDDTARDLLIDLLDQADVAGKRDAMFAGAAINETEGRAVLHTALRNLDGGPVLVDGQDVMPAVLETLARMGKFASDVRDGRYTGQGGQITDVINIGIGGSDLGPAMAVKALAPYHDGPRCHFVSNVDPADIGATLRQCDPTTTLVIVASKTFTTIETMTNARTALAWMREKVTDPGAQFAALSTADDKTAAFGIASDRVFGFEDWVGGRYSMWGPIGLSLMMAVGADAFHAFLRGGQAMDLHFKSAAWVENMPAMLALVGIWHNQICGYSTRAVLPYDNLLSRLPAYLQQLEMESNGKGVSMDGADLAVDSGPVVWGEPGTNGQHAFYQLIHQGTRVIPCEFLVAARGHEDDLHHQHQLLVANCLAQSEALMRGRSLPEATAKVADRFSGDELERQARHRVFAGNRPSTTLAYPQLTPFVLGQIIALYEHRVFVEGAVLGINSYDQWGVELGKELATDLQPVIEGRADATSKDGSTAALVSFLQKAGV
- a CDS encoding GGDEF domain-containing protein; this encodes MIRLPLMLAFLLGLSVLPDFFLSGRKVAPIVNYLPVVLLVAGPLTIALLWALSGLAVEESKRRAITQIDPLTALPNRLAFLQTTRRILPQSGVLLMLQVDDFAHLNERRGRKAGDLCLMALAQRFRELTRYTDIVGRMGGASFAIYLPGATIEQARDVADRICDGAMVVTQTGILRVTISVGAVLANGRTPLDRLLVDANSALDEARRGGNGQLILEDWVKAA
- the pgl gene encoding 6-phosphogluconolactonase, producing the protein MKLVEYPDAEMMMMDLADTIASELNNALLVDDHASLAVPGGTTPGPIFDSLCAINVAWPRVHVMLTDERWVPETSPRSNTALLRQRLLTDKAAAARYVPLYADADTPEERLGDLSQQVQACLPLTVALLGMGSDMHTASIFPGADQLDLALTGSDTLVAMRAPGAPEPRITLSANVLKEAMCRHIVIVGDEKRAALEKARHLQPHDAPVAALLPGATVHWAKE
- the zwf gene encoding glucose-6-phosphate dehydrogenase; protein product: MVARVIPVDPFDLVIFGGTGDLARRKILPGLFRRYRSGQMPDGSRIIGAARSDLDGAGYRKMIADAIAEFGGDEAGDQDCLSKFLTCLDYVPIDAKGTGGWSELAQLVRKDVVQAFYFSVAPSLFGDLAERLHTNGIASANSRIVVEKPFGRDLESARALNRTLATHFDESQIYRIDHYLGKETVQNLMAVRFGNVLFEPLWNNHYVDHIQITVAETVSVAGRGAYYDRSGAMRDMVQNHLMQLLCLIAMEPPSQFGADAVRDEKLKVIRALQPVDAHHIVRGQYDAGPDGKSYREDAENPRSFTESFIAMKCHIANWRWADVPFYLRTGKRLKARSSEITVVFKDLGHSIFEGDEARHRNILSIRLQPNEGMDLQVTIKEPGPGGMRLIDVPLDMTFADALGDKEVEVADAYERLIMDVIRGNQTLFMRGDEVEAAWRWTDPLIEGWEARNDVPKLYDAGSAGPEDAMMLMHRDNRRWRDIKA
- a CDS encoding HNH endonuclease encodes the protein MTQTEFRKDFVRAPGMLKHFPALVLNADYRPLSYYPLSLWPWQEAVKAAWLDRVDIVSEYEEVVRSPSTVIKIPSVVVLKDYVKPQKQVAFTRFNLFLRDEFCCQYCGAKGELTFDHVVPRASGGVTSWENVVAACSPCNLRKGSRSLRQSGLSLRKAPRRPAPEQLHNVGRKFPPNHLHDSWVDFLYWDAELEA
- a CDS encoding alpha/beta fold hydrolase, which produces MTRALEAQRREPASGEIRSCVVFLHGYGANAADLIGLADPLGEHMPDTLFIAPDAPESCAGAPMGFQWFPIPWIDGSSEEESRAGLDRAAADLDAFLDGVMVDEDLLPEQVIVLGFSQGTMMALHVLPRREDPVAGIVAFSGRLLEPELLADEATCRPPVLLVHGDQDDVVPPQSLPHAAEALQEAGWKEVYAHIMKGTGHGIAPDGLQVALAFMRDRFGMS